The stretch of DNA ACCCGCCTTTGCCGGGCTGTCGCAAACGAATTGCAGGTACTTGAGCATGCCCCGCGCATTGGCAAAGGCCGCATGGTCGGCAATGGTTTGGTTGGGAAACCAGTTGGCGATATCGCTGGCCAGGGCGGCACTACCGCCACCCACAAACAGCACCCGATCGAGCTCTGCACCGAGACCGAGCTTACGGCGGGTTTCGGTATAGAGCCGCTCGACCAACGCGCGCTTGGCGTCCGCCACCATCGTTGAGACATCGTGGTCTTTGCCATGCAGCCGCAATCGATTTGTCTCGACCGCGCGACTGATGCTCTGCTCACCCAGCTCGCCGAGTTCGAACCGTTGCTGTATGCCATTGGCCACGCTTTGTTTGACATTCAACATGCCACAATTGAGCGAGCCCGAGGATCCGTGAACGATGCCCTGATCCTGAACGACGACATAATCGGTCGTGCGCCCGCCGATATCGACTATCGCAATGGGCGCGTTGACGCGATCAGCATCCAGCGTCACGCCATCTTCAGTCATGACGATGACGAAGTCGTACCAGGCAGCCAGAGCTTCCGGAATGACCTCATGAAACGCAATACTCACCTTGCGCATTCGATGCGCTGCTTTGTGAGACACAACGGGTTCGACCGTCA from Pseudomonadales bacterium encodes:
- a CDS encoding ParM/StbA family protein, giving the protein MTELTDEKFADTDGPSPSAQAMDVGQAGLDDGYAYTKVALPDGRLVAVPSRARMGSAGVTWIRDDEQKIFEYETGGTVYSVGAVDGEPTQFDEYPGSALNRVIVQHALQQAGFSGRSVHVVTGLPVSAFYRNDGEQRRQVIQAKTNSLKLTVEPVVSHKAAHRMRKVSIAFHEVIPEALAAWYDFVIVMTEDGVTLDADRVNAPIAIVDIGGRTTDYVVVQDQGIVHGSSGSLNCGMLNVKQSVANGIQQRFELGELGEQSISRAVETNRLRLHGKDHDVSTMVADAKRALVERLYTETRRKLGLGAELDRVLFVGGGSAALASDIANWFPNQTIADHAAFANARGMLKYLQFVCDSPAKAG